A window of Littorina saxatilis isolate snail1 linkage group LG7, US_GU_Lsax_2.0, whole genome shotgun sequence contains these coding sequences:
- the LOC138972053 gene encoding periaxin-like, whose amino-acid sequence MSDVRRGCEPLLQVEARAPTMKLLQVNARAPTMKLLQVEARAPTMKLLQVEARAPTMKLLQVEARAPTMKLLQVKARAPTMKLLQAEARAPTMKLLQVNARAPTMKLLHVEARAPTMKLLQGEARAPTMKLLQVEARAPTMKLLQVEARAPTMKLLQVEARAPTMKLLQAEARAPTIKLLQAEARAPTMKLLQVNARAPTMKLLQVEARAPTMKLLQVEARAPTMKLLQVEARAPTMKLLQVEARAPTMKLLQAEAKAPTMKLLQVNARAPTMKLLQAEARAPTIKLLQAEARAPTVKLLQVEASAPTMKLLQVKARAPTIKLLQVEARAPTMKLLQAEARAPTMKLLQVEARAPTVKLLQAEARAPTMKLLQVEARAPTMKLLKVEARAPTMKLLQAEARAPTMKLLQVEARAPTMKLLQAEARAPTMKLLQVNARAPTMKLLQAEARAPTMKLLQVNARAPTIKLLQVKARAPTIKLLQAEARAPTMKLLQVNARAPTMKLLHVEARAPTMKLLQVEKARAPTMKLLQVEARAPTMKLLQVEARAPTMKLLQVEARAPTMKLLQAEARAPTIKLLQAEARALP is encoded by the coding sequence atgtccgatgtccgccgtggatgtgagcccctgctaCAGGTAGAAGCTAGGGCTCCTACCATGAAACTGCTACAGGTAAATGCTAGGGCTCCTACTATGAAACTGCTACAGGTAGAAGCTAGGGCTCCTACTATGAAACTGCTACAGGTAGAAGCTAGGGCTCCTACTATGAAACTGCTACAGGTAGAAGCTAGGGCTCCTACTATGAAACTGCTACAGGTAAAAGCTAGGGCTCCTACTATGAAACTGCTACAGGCAGAAGCTAGGGCTCCTACCATGAAACTGCTACAGGTAAATGCTAGGGCTCCTACTATGAAACTGCTACATGTAGAAGCTAGGGCTCCTACTATGAAACTGCTACAGGGAGAAGCTAGGGCTCCTACTATGAAACTGCTACAGGTAGAAGCTAGGGCTCCTACTATGAAACTGCTACAGGTAGAAGCTAGGGCTCCTACTATGAAACTGCTACAGGTAGAAGCTAGGGCTCCTACTATGAAACTGCTACAGGCAGAAGCTAGGGCTCCTACTATCAAACTGCTACAGGCAGAAGCTAGGGCTCCTACCATGAAACTGCTACAGGTAAATGCTAGGGCTCCTACTATGAAACTGCTACAGGTAGAAGCTAGGGCTCCTACTATGAAACTACTACAGGTAGAAGCTAGGGCTCCTACTATGAAACTGCTACAGGTAGAAGCTAGGGCTCCTACTATGAAACTGCTACAGGTAGAAGCTAGGGCTCCTACTATGAAACTGCTACAGGCAGAAGCTAAAGCTCCTACCATGAAACTGCTACAGGTAAATGCTAGGGCTCCTACTATGAAACTGCTACAGGCAGAAGCTAGGGCTCCTACTATCAAACTGCTACAGGCAGAAGCTAGGGCTCCTACTGTGAAACTGCTACAGGTAGAAGCTAGCGCTCCTACTATGAAACTGCTACAGGTAAAAGCTAGGGCTCCTACTATCAAACTGCTACAGGTAGAAGCTAGGGCTCCTACTATGAAACTGCTACAGGCAGAAGCTAGGGCTCCTACTATGAAACTGCTACAGGTAGAAGCTAGGGCTCCTACTGTGAAACTGCTACAGGCAGAAGCTAGGGCTCCTACTATGAAACTGCTACAGGTAGAAGCTAGGGCTCCTACTATGAAACTGCTAAAGGTAGAAGCTAGGGCTCCTACTATGAAACTGCTACAGGCAGAAGCTAGGGCTCCTACTATGAAACTGCTACAGGTAGAAGCTAGGGCTCCTACTATGAAACTGCTACAGGCAGAAGCTAGGGCTCCTACCATGAAACTGCTACAGGTAAATGCTAGGGCTCCTACTATGAAACTGCTACAGGCAGAAGCTAGGGCTCCTACCATGAAACTGCTACAGGTAAATGCTAGGGCTCCTACTATCAAACTGCTACAGGTAAAAGCTAGGGCTCCTACTATCAAACTGCTACAGGCAGAAGCTAGGGCTCCTACCATGAAACTGCTACAGGTAAATGCTAGGGCTCCTACTATGAAACTGCTACATGTGGAAGCTAGGGCTCCTACTATGAAACTGCTACAGGTAGAAAAAGCTAGGGCTCCTACTATGAAACTGTTACAGGTAGAAGCTAGGGCTCCTACTATGAAACTGCTACAGGTAGAAGCTAGGGCTCCTACTATGAAACTGCTACAGGTAGAAGCTAGGGCTCCTACTATGAAACTGCTACAGGCAGAAGCTAGGGCTCCTACTATCAAACTGCTACAGGCAGAAGCTAGGGCCCTACCATGA